In a genomic window of Pelecanus crispus isolate bPelCri1 chromosome 1, bPelCri1.pri, whole genome shotgun sequence:
- the XG gene encoding glycoprotein Xg: MARRQHDFDLADALDHPDDIITRKPTVIRRPTRPVLNNDLHLGDALGGGDVPRKPLYPPLPPRPGSHSNSGGFDDSDLLDGKPLPPHITGEEDHHFNHGGGNTDSGLIAGVTSPIISAFVILVVGSIAAYSAYKNKRLCFKPHGGATV, from the exons ATGGCACGTC GTCAACATGATTTTGATTTAGCCGATGCTCTTGATCACCCAG ATGACATAATAACCAGGAAGCCTACAGTGATCAGAAGACCGACAAGGCCTGTGCTGA acAATGATCTGCATTTAGGAGATGCTCTTGGTGGCG GTGACGTGCCAAGAAAACCTTTATACCCACCTCTTCCACCACGACCAGGAAGCCATAGTAATTCTG GAGGTTTTGATGACTCAGATCTTCTTGATGGGAAGCCTTTACCACCACACATAACAG GAGAAGAGGACCATCATTTCAATCATGGAGGAGGAAACACAG ATTCAGGATTAATAGCTGGAGTTACATCTCctataatttctgcttttgtaatATTAGTTGTTGGATCGATAGCAGCCTATTCCGCTTATAAGAACAAGAGACTTTGTTTCAAACCACATG GTGGAGCTACAGTGTAA